In a single window of the Arachis hypogaea cultivar Tifrunner chromosome 6, arahy.Tifrunner.gnm2.J5K5, whole genome shotgun sequence genome:
- the LOC112696358 gene encoding protein BASIC PENTACYSTEINE6, whose amino-acid sequence MDDAGHRENGRHKADQYKSSPGQWLMQHQPSMKQIMALMAERDALIQERNLALSEKKAALAERDMAFLQRDAAITERNNALIERDNAIAALQYRENSLTNSSMPSSCPPGCQISRGIKHMHHPQQQVHHMPNNMGDGSYTAREMHTSDSLPTVTIPSEAGKSRRGKRPKEPKSVSPNKKASKGTRKVKRDDEDTHKMMFGKANEWKSSQEMINGSEDLNKQLEVTKADWKSQDLALNQVAYDESTMPAPGCSCTGVLRQCYKWGNGGWQSACCTTTLSVYPLPAVPNKRHARIGGRKMSGSAFNKLLSRLATEGHDLSNPVDLKDHWAKHGTNRYITIK is encoded by the exons ATGGATGATGCTGGGCATCGTGAAAATGGAAGGCACAAAGCAGATCAATATAAATCTAGCCCCGGACAG TGGTTGATGCAACATCAGCCTTCTATGAAACAAATTATGGCTCTTATGGCTGAAAGAGATGCACTTATTCAAGAAAGAAACCTGGCTCTTTCTGAGAAGAAGGCAGCACTTGCAGAGCGCGACATGGCTTTCCTGCAGCGGGATGCTGCGATCACAGAACGAAATAATGCTTTAATTGAACGAGACAATGCAATTGCTGCTCTTCAATATCGAGAAAATTCCCTAACCAACAGCAGTATGCCGTCCTCATGCCCTCCTGGATGCCAAATCTCACGGGGTATCAAACATATGCATCATCCACAGCAACAAGTACACCACATGCCTAATAATATGGGTGACGGTTCTTACACTGCAAGGGAAATGCACACAAGTGATTCCCTCCCAACTGTGACCATTCCTTCAGAGGCTGGGAAGTCCCGGCGAGGTAAACGACCAAAGGAACCCAAGTCAGTTTCACCAAATAAGAAGGCTTCAAAAGGTACTAGAAAGGTGAAGAGGGATGACGAAGATACTCACAAGATGATGTTTGGCAAGGCTAATGAATGGAAGAGTAGTCAGGAAATGATTAACGGGAGCGAAGACCTTAACAAGCAGTTAGAGGTGACAAAGGCCGATTGGAAATCCCAGGACTTGGCATTGAACCAAGTTGCATACGATGAGTCCACAATGCCAGCTCCCGGGTGTTCTTGTACTGGTGTTCTGAGGCAGTGTTACAAATGGGGAAATGGAGGTTGGCAATCTGCTTGTTGCACAACCACCCTTTCAGTGTATCCCCTTCCAGCAGTTCCTAACAAGAGGCATGCTCGGATAGGTGGCCGGAAAATGAGTGGAAGTGCTTTCAATAAGCTGCTTAGCCGGCTTGCTACCGAGGGTCATGATCTGTCAAACCCAGTTGACCTCAAGGACCATTGGGCCAAACATGGTACAAATCGGTATATCACGATAAAGTAG